Proteins encoded in a region of the Hirundo rustica isolate bHirRus1 chromosome 10, bHirRus1.pri.v3, whole genome shotgun sequence genome:
- the FAM124B gene encoding protein FAM124B, translated as MDDGAESLMTVHLLTHLGHSFPLQQTLDRLLEWLCLDIRLFLVSERTPPPKYYERYRKRSCSFPGISVVLFLHEDLGEERIFQVHEQFQRPPWRYQRAQFANGQSPRYAPSHQDFYGLDEQLPVWGIRRVHRGPEILRVTLYCSFDNYEDAVRLYEMILQQEATLQKSTFCVFVLHATPHVAVQLCLRQLPIGVAAEPRDSSALQFKVQEIGQLVPLLPNPCVPISSTRWQTQDYEGNTILLKVQSSSRTLETNTGLSQQHNNTGSGKIPQDSMAAPLPVKQGNPGRRSPAVRAPKGRTEPDRSEALGSELPRHRRCAGGAAAARPCWAAPPLRRREAGRPQAPFPESRRHRETNVDTGLAPGNAESGGCWLSPFPRALRSGLLPLPAAGAGPARAGARLLRAAGTASKAAEHGAAGCSPPTPRACPAHPAEDEEEEEFFI; from the exons ATGGATGATGGAGCAGAGTCTCTGATGACTGTGCATCTCCTCACCCATTTGGGACACTCATTTCCTCTGCAGCAAACTCTGGATCGGCTTTTGGAGTGGCTCTGCCTGGACATTCGCCTTTTCCTGGTGTCTGAGCGAACTCCTCCACCGAAATACTATGAGAGATACCgcaagaggagctgcagctttcctggaaTATCCGTCGTCCTTTTTCTGCACGAGGACTTGGGAGAAGAACGGATTTTCCAGGTGCACGAGCAATTCCAGCGCCCTCCCTGGCGGTACCAGCGTGCCCAGTTTGCTAATGGGCAAAGCCCCCGCTATGCCCCATCCCACCAGGACTTCTACGGGCTGGATGAGCAGCTGCCCGTGTGGGGCATCAGGCGGGTGCACCGCGGCCCCGAAATCCTGCGCGTCACCCTCTACTGCAGCTTCGATAACTACGAGGATGCGGTGAGGCTCTACGAGatgatcctgcagcaggaagcCACCCTGCAGAAAAGCACTTTCTGTGTCTTCGTGCTGCACGCCACCCCACACGTGGCCGTGCAGCTGTGCCTGAGGCAGCTGCCCATCGGCGTGGCGGCCGAGCCCAGGGACTCGTCAGCATTGCAGTTCAAGGTGCAAGAAATCGGGCAGCTGGTGCCCCTCCTGCCCAACCCCTGCGTTCCTATCAGCAGCACCAGGTGGCAAACGCAGGACTATGAAGGAAATACAATTCTGCTCAAG GTTCAAAGCAGCTCCAGGACCCTCGAAACAAACACCGGCCTTTCCCAGCAGCATAATAACACAGGCAGTGGAAAAATCCCGCAGGACTCTATggcagcccctctccctgtAAAACAGGGTAATCCTGGGCGGAGAAGCCCGGCGGTCAGAGCTCCGAAGGGCAGAACAGAACCGGACCGCAGCGAGGCCCTCGGCAGTGAGCTCCCGAGGCACCGGCGCTGTGCtggcggtgccgccgccgcccggccgtGCTgggccgcgccgccgctccGCAGGCGGGAGGCCGGGAGGCCGCAGGCTCCATTCCCGGAGAGCCGCCGGCACCGGGAGACCAACGTGGACACCGGGCTGGCCCCGGGCAATGCCGAGAGCGGCGgctgctggctgagccccttccccagggccCTGCGGAGCGGCCTCCTGCCGCTGCCagccgccggggccgggcccgcccgGGCCGGGGCGCGGCTGCTGCGAGCCGCGGGCACCGCCAGCAAAGCGGCGGAGCACGGAGCTGCGGGCTGCAGCCCGCCAACACCGCGGGCCTGCCCCGCACACCCAGccgaggacgaggaggaggaggagttcTTTATATGA